The following proteins come from a genomic window of Microcoleus sp. AS-A8:
- a CDS encoding ParA family protein, which yields MWTIACLSLSGGQGKTTTALLLGRALALAGQKVLTIDADPQANLTFYLGHQVAPDEPTLLEVMQREVDAAHGIYQSRYSNLFLIPADSALNKVQDYLSTSGMGAVVLRKRLEPVANLFEYCIIDSPPQRTQICLSVIGAADLILIPVEASTKGVNSLLRSLEQVEELRDIGAFRGQVLGVLPFRDRWFGRSQAKDSRDAIEAMRQVAQDIPVLPSILESEQYKRAIRLGQTLAEMGQADLQLPFEKIIELLYARR from the coding sequence GTGTGGACAATTGCTTGTCTTTCGTTATCCGGCGGTCAGGGCAAAACAACCACTGCGTTATTACTGGGGCGAGCGCTTGCCCTTGCTGGTCAAAAAGTTCTGACCATCGATGCCGACCCTCAAGCTAACTTAACCTTTTATCTAGGACACCAAGTGGCACCTGATGAGCCGACCCTGTTGGAGGTGATGCAGCGCGAGGTGGATGCAGCCCACGGCATTTATCAGTCTCGTTACTCCAACCTGTTTCTCATCCCCGCCGACAGCGCACTCAACAAGGTGCAAGACTACCTATCCACGTCTGGGATGGGTGCTGTAGTTTTACGCAAGCGCCTGGAGCCAGTCGCCAATTTGTTTGAGTACTGCATCATCGACTCCCCACCCCAGCGCACGCAAATCTGCCTATCGGTTATCGGAGCTGCCGACTTGATTCTCATACCCGTCGAGGCATCAACTAAAGGGGTGAATTCCCTATTGCGGTCTTTAGAACAGGTCGAAGAATTGAGAGATATCGGCGCGTTTCGTGGGCAGGTGTTAGGAGTTCTGCCCTTTAGAGATCGGTGGTTTGGGCGCTCTCAGGCTAAAGACAGCCGAGACGCAATTGAAGCCATGCGCCAGGTGGCACAAGATATTCCCGTTCTGCCGTCCATCCTAGAAAGCGAACAGTATAAACGAGCCATCCGTCTAGGTCAGACCCTAGCTGAAATGGGTCAGGCTGATTTGCAACTCCCGTTTGAGAAAATTATCGAGCTGCTTTATGCCAGAAGATGA